The following is a genomic window from Nicotiana tabacum cultivar K326 chromosome 3, ASM71507v2, whole genome shotgun sequence.
AACCGGGTTACAGGTAGCAGTTGCCACAATAACCAGTGCCATTCTTATGCATTTCTAACAGGAATGGGAGGGGGAAAAGTAAAAGTACAAGAGAATTGGAGGGTAATCCAAGTTTACCCAATCGcttaaatttaaaatagctaacgaatatatatgtgtatgtatgtatgtataccgattaaaaaaaataaatagtgaatCTAGCTGAGTATTTGAGTAAAGATCCCTTCATCTTTGGGGCAAGTGCACAGATAGTCATTCACATGGATGTCATTTAGAGATTAACCAGTACTTATCTTTTCCtgaatttttaaactaaaaatcttaacttcaggaCAATTCACAACATTAAATAGCAGCCCATTAGAATGGCTACATGGTGTCATTTCTACATTATCTTTTTGTGTAATCCAAGGGAGTTTCTAATGAAATGTTTGCATCTTAAATGTTAGCCTTCTTGAAGACTCTTCAAACTAGGACTTCATTCTTCAGTTTTTTCAGAAATGGACCTCTTTATTCTCTTGGGCTTCAGTCTTTTTGAATGTCAAGACATTTCAAATAGGCTTTTACTCTTCAGGTCATCAAAAAATGGGCTCTTAATTTTGTGAGATTCAGTCTTCCGCtattatttttcatgaaaatgatactgtatagccgctattaaaataataactctatatacatacatatattctgtatgttatatacaaattttatacactttttcctCTACCAAACGTAAATAGTTTCTGCGcgagctaaaagtgaaaaaatccCTCATTTCTTTTCGGGGCTTTTTTATTCTTTGGACATCTTGTTCAATCATGGAAGCGAGAGCGGAGGGAGAGTAGAAGTTAGGGGTTCGATCGAATTCAGTAGCTTTGGTTCAAACCATGTATTTGTCGTAATAGATTCATTGAATACGTACAAATTATTAACTTAGAACTCAATAGCTTAAAAGATTTAGAATTCTAAACCCATAATCTTCGAATCATGGCTTCACCTTTGCTTTACCAAATATGCTGATTGttttcttaaattcttatttAGAGTAGATTCAATCCACAAAGGTACCACACCTTTTGCACAAGGGTACTCCTTATCTAAAAAGTTGGGCCCACCTGATCCTCCATCTGAGGTATATATGCTGACTGAACTTAGCCACCTATTCTCTATCCATTATAGAATTTACTTTGTACAAAATTTATGTAATGgaatttcaaaatcataaaatattacCCCCTTCCTGCCAATGTTCAGATTTTAAGGGTCAAACGAATTAACTTTTTATCATAGTTTTTATATATCTtttaactattttaaattattaattattacagTACTTctaaaatattttaagtacttttATTGTGACACACTTAAAAGTTCTATATTGAAATACACGGTCAAAATTAAAAGGTTTGAATTTCGGAAAACAAAAAGTATCATACAAAATTGGGACAAAGGGAATAGTATAAAGGTTTATGAATATACAAGTgataaaattattgttttgataaaaatgtttATTAGATTATTATATTCTCTGCATTCTATTTCAAAGTCATGAGAATTTGAGTAGGCATTTGGACAATATTTTGGTTGGAATGAGAATTTGAGTAGGATTATCGTTTTTTATTAAATAGAAATCTTAATATTTTTCTTGTTTGGGTTAAGAGACACGCAAATCTAGTTGCTCACTGCTTGACAAAAGAGTTTAGAAATTATGCTAATTTTCTCTATTGGGAGTATGCTCCTAATTTTATTGTAAACTTGTTGGTTGTTGATTCAACATAATAAAAGTCTTTATTTGGgttgaaaaaataatatttgaaacttGAAGTTGTATTTAAACATTTAATTTGAATAAAGTCGAAGGTTTATGAATGAAAGCTTTACTATTATTTCATTTGAAGTGCTCCTAatacaaaattttcaattattcaCCAATATTCATGGATTTAGCTTATATACAATTATAGCATAAATAATTGTTTTACTTGCGGTGTATTTTAATCTTTTGGAGCAGGTAATCTATCTTATTTTTCAGGCTATTAATTCCTATTTTTATGGACAACTTCTTTAGTTACAATTTAGGtgatataaaagttaaactcctCATTTCAAGTACAGAAATCCATATTTACAAATGCTGATAGCTGAACTAGTAcattttgaaagtaaattgaaTTTGCAGCCTGGTGCACTAAGCTTTCGCTATGTGCggttcggggaagggccggacaCAAGTGGTTATTGTATGCAGTCTTATCTTGCATTACTGTAAGAGGCTGTTTTCACGGTTCGAACCCGTGAAATCCtagtcacatggcaacaactttacccaTTACGGTTATGCTTAGGCTCACCTTCTACATTTTGAAAGTACTGAAATACTATTATTCATGGGAAAGATTTTCATACCACTTCATGCATTGGACTGAACAGCTAAAAAATAGTACAAATTTTCTGATACTATGCCTTGGTTCAAGAATCtcatcaaaatttccactaccattTTGAACCAACCATCTTCCAAATCTATAACCCCATTTGCCTCACCTCCACTGACCCAATTTTTTCTACAATTCACTAAAGATTACTCTACTAATATTGGTTCTAAACATGCTGGAATGGAACCAACAAAAACTGACCAAAAACCAAGAATTGTGGTGCTAGGTTCAGGATGGGCTGGTTGCAGGCTAATGAAAGACATTGACACAAACATTTATGATGTTGTTTGTGTGTCACCTAGGAATCATATGGTTTTCACTCCATTGTTAGCATCTACTTGTGTTGGAACTCTTGAGTTTAGGTCTGTTACAGAACATATTGGGAGGATTCAACCTGCTATTTCAAGAGAACCAAGTTCTTATTTCTTTCTTGCTAATTGCACTGGCATTGATTTTGATAAACATATGGTATGAATATTTTCTTCCTCCTTTTCACTTTCTTgttgttttctattttaattCCTAGACCCCCAATATTTGTTTCCCTCTGCTTATGCTATAAAAGGGCAACCTGTTGCACAAAGCATTCCGCATTTAcacagggtccggggaagggccgcaccctaaggggtgtgatgtagacaggctaccctaatgcaagcattagtggctgcttccacggctcgaacccctgacctataggtcacacggagacagTTTTACCATTGCTCCAAGGTTCTCCTTCTGTTTATGCTATACGTTGGCATAATGGTATTTATGAGTTCCTTGAGGTATTTAAAAGGCTAGTATCATCTTTTATATTCTATCGAGAGTTCGGATTGCTCCACCTAACGGCTGATGAAAAGCCAATAGGACATCATTAGTTTTATCGGGCATGAAATTGCATTCGCTAATAGAGCTTCCTGCAATTGCACCCTAGGAGAGTGCAAATGGCATGTTGAATGATATTGTTCCACTTGGTAGCTTAAATTAACGTAACCCCTCTATGTCCAGGGACGGAGCTAGAGGGGCGGAAAGGGGTTCATCTAAATCTCCTTTCCTgtaaaattacactgtatatactaggtcaattatttttttccttatgTATAGTAGATGTTGAACCCCCTTGATGAAGATCCCGTCTCCGCATACTACCTCTAACACGCAAGTTTGCATTGTACTTGTAGGTACAATGCCAAACTGTGACAGAAGGAGTTGAAACCTTGGAGCCATGGAACTTCAATATTTCATATGACAAGTTAGTCATTGCCTCTGGAGCACAAGCTTTGACATTTGGAATTAAAGGTGTAAAAGAGCATGCTACTTTTCTTCGCGAAGTTTACCATGCTCAGGAAATACGAAGGAAACTACTCCTAAATCTCATGCTTTCTGATGTGCCTGGTAAGATTTTCATTCAGAGGTTTTTGCAAGGACAATGTAGAGTTAGTTTCATGAATGATCCCTGAACTTCACTCATTATAACAGTAAAGTGGTAGCTATTTGTTAATCACATTAAAGTAACTGAACTATGCCTTGGTTCAGTTATTTTACTGTAACATCTGCTATAGTGGGCGACATTCAGTAACCATACATGAAATTAACATTAACGTGAACGATGTGATATCTAGAGGATATTATTGACTGATTTCTCACTTTTGGTCATGGCTGAGACAGGAGTTACAGAGGAAGAAAAGCGTCGACTTTTACATTGTGTTGTAGTTGGAGGTGGACCAACAGGAGTTGAGTTCAGTGGTGAACTTAGTGATTTTATCCTAAGGGATGTTCATCAAAGATATTCTCATGTCAAAGACTACATTCGCGTCACATTGATTGAGGCAAGCTTGTCTCAATTTCTATAACTGTTTTCTCATTTGATAGAAAGGAGCTCTGCTTATATTTAAGTAAGCTCTATGTCCTTAATTGACAGGCAAATGAGATATTGTCCTCCTTTGATGATCGTTTACGTGTATATGCAACCAAACAGTTGACAAAGGTGAGATTCTGAgtaaaatggtatgtaaatttTTACTGTGCTATAGCATATGTTAAAGGATATACTACATAGTCAGGAGTTCCTTTATGTTATCCAAATTGAATTTCTGGATCCTATTTTTTGTTAATGTCTTAGTTTTCAGTCAGGAGTTCGTCTAGTACGAGGCCTCGTACAAGATGTGCAACCTGAGAAGATAATTCTTAGTGATGGCACTGATGTTCCATATGGTCTGTTAGTTTGGTCTACTGGTGTTGGACCTTCACCTTTTGTGAATTCACTGGATATACCAAAAGCTAAAGGGAGGTAAGTCGAGATTTCATGTTACAACTTCTTAAACATAGCTGGATATTTGACACATTGCTATATGTTACTATGATTTTTCCATCTGTTCTATTTCCGAAAAGTAGACTTTGCCTGTATTGTTTTATTCATCAGTTTTGGTGCTTTAACAGGATTGGAATTGATGAATGGTTACGCGTCCCATCGGTACAGGATGTCTTCTCAATTGGTGACTGCAGTGGTTTTCTTGAAAGTACAGGCAAACAAGTTCTTCCAGCTTTGGCACAAGTAAGTTAAAGGGATGCAGGCAAACTGCTACACCTCAATCTCAAGCTTGTTGGTCGGAAATTATTTAATGCATATCGTCATATAAAAAAATACTGATTTGTTGCCAGCCGAAGAAATATCCAAAATGTTCAACCCTCCTCAGGCTAAAGAATGATCAAAAGCTGGGGTGGAGCTACATAAAACGAAGGGAGTTCGATTGAATCTCCTTTCCTATATGAAAATTGTTGAATGTCTTGACATAAGGGAAGTTTGTAGCCTAATGGCAAAGgtggttttaaattttgtgttAGGTCGCAAGTTCGTGTGTGGCATTCTTACATTTTGTTTGAACTTCTTTATTAGAATTTCTGACTCTGTCACTGTCAACAATATTAGATATTTTAGGTTTTGTATCGTTATGTTAATCGAATTTGTGGCGACATATGGTGTCTGCATTGTTGATTATGAGATGTTGTGAAGGTGAAGTTGAAGAGGTAACCACTTTTTTATTTAGCTCTTTGTGTAGCATATTGTTTATTGGATATGAAAAGGTGAACCTTGGAGCAATGATAAAGCTGTTTCTATGTGCCTATAGGTCAAGGGTTCGAGCCGTACTAATGCTTGCATTTGGGTAGGCTGTCTACAACACAACCCTAAGGGTTCGACCCTTCCCTGGACCCTGTATGAATGCGGGGTGCTTTATGCACCGAGCTgtccttttatttatttgttgtaTATTTGTGGCTGATGATTACTATCATATAATTGTTTTGACATACTTGTGTTTGAGTAAATTATCTCTAATTGTCTGACAAGAGTGGGTTGTTCTAGCGGTGAACACCCtctacttccaaccaagaggttgtgagccggagttcttggagggagggatgCCGAtaatctatcggaaacagcctctctaccaaGGGTAGGGATaatacacattaccctccccagaccccgcCGGTGAGATTAtactttattgttgttgttgctgtcgtCATCGTCGTCTTATGATGTCAGGTGTATTTGATCAGGTTGCAGAGCAGCAGGGAAAATATCTTGCAAGTATGATAAACAGGATGGGTAAAGAAGGTGGAGGACATGCCAATTCTgcaaataaaatgaatttgggaaatcCATTTATTTATAAACACTTGGGAAGCATGGCTACTATTGGTAGATACAAGGCCCTTGTTGACCTTAGAGAGAGCAAGGTTTCCTCACTTTCAATATATGAGTTTAATTCTTTTGGCCATTTGCATAAATGACCTTTTTTAGGCATCTCTTTAACTTTTGCCCCTCGTAAGCCTAAATTTTTcagcaaaaaattaaaaaaaaatcgccCAACTACTCTAGAGGCATATTTTAGCCGCA
Proteins encoded in this region:
- the LOC107787953 gene encoding internal alternative NAD(P)H-ubiquinone oxidoreductase A1, mitochondrial isoform X1 translates to MPWFKNLIKISTTILNQPSSKSITPFASPPLTQFFLQFTKDYSTNIGSKHAGMEPTKTDQKPRIVVLGSGWAGCRLMKDIDTNIYDVVCVSPRNHMVFTPLLASTCVGTLEFRSVTEHIGRIQPAISREPSSYFFLANCTGIDFDKHMVQCQTVTEGVETLEPWNFNISYDKLVIASGAQALTFGIKGVKEHATFLREVYHAQEIRRKLLLNLMLSDVPGVTEEEKRRLLHCVVVGGGPTGVEFSGELSDFILRDVHQRYSHVKDYIRVTLIEANEILSSFDDRLRVYATKQLTKSGVRLVRGLVQDVQPEKIILSDGTDVPYGLLVWSTGVGPSPFVNSLDIPKAKGRIGIDEWLRVPSVQDVFSIGDCSGFLESTGKQVLPALAQVAEQQGKYLASMINRMGKEGGGHANSANKMNLGNPFIYKHLGSMATIGRYKALVDLRESKEAKGVSIAGFTSLLVWRSAYLTRVVSWRNRFYVLINWLTTLIFGRDISRI
- the LOC107787953 gene encoding internal alternative NAD(P)H-ubiquinone oxidoreductase A1, mitochondrial isoform X2; the protein is MPWFKNLIKISTTILNQPSSKSITPFASPPLTQFFLQFTKDYSTNIGSKHAGMEPTKTDQKPRIVVLGSGWAGCRLMKDIDTNIYDVVCVSPRNHMVFTPLLASTCVGTLEFRSVTEHIGRIQPAISREPSSYFFLANCTGIDFDKHMVQCQTVTEGVETLEPWNFNISYDKLVIASGAQALTFGIKGVKEHATFLREVYHAQEIRRKLLLNLMLSDVPGVTEEEKRRLLHCVVVGGGPTGVEFSGELSDFILRDVHQRYSHVKDYIRVTLIEANEILSSFDDRLRVYATKQLTKSGVRLVRGLVQDVQPEKIILSDGTDVPYGLLVWSTGVGPSPFVNSLDIPKAKGRIGIDEWLRVPSVQDVFSIGDCSGFLESTGKQVLPALAQPKKYPKCSTLLRLKNDQKLGWSYIKRREFD